GGAAGTTCTGTTTGCCTTGTCATAAGAAGCTTTAAAAATATAGTTCATGCCTAGACGATCACATATTTCCTTTGCTGTCTGCCCTATTTCCAGACCCAAATCCAGGCTTTCGAGAGAGCAGGGACCAGCAATGACTGTAAGGGCTTCTCCACCTACAAAAAAATTATGAATTGGTACTGTATGAACCATGAATGTCATCTCCCTGATTTATAATGCGGGATATTTTCTGATAGACGCGACATCGGAGATCCCAACCGTATTCTCGTGCCACATACTCTACTACATTGTCTAATGCTCCTGGACCGCCAAGGCGCTTTTTGCCTTCTTCTCCCATAGATTGACGAAGTTCTGAATCGGACAGAATGACGAAAGCCGTATCAGCAAGAACCTGTGGATCGGGGGAAACAAGGATTTCAGAGTCTCCAAGAAGTTTTTTTTGCACTAGCTTCCCTTTCTCCCTTATGGAAACAACGGGAACTCCAAGGCCTGCACAGACCTGATTAGCCGTTCCTCCAAGACCTATAAGGATATGGGCGTCGGTTGCGACTGATACAAGAGGACCTAAATAGAACAATACCCGTAATCCGTTCTTTACAATGCCTCGTCCATCGTCAGCCAGCCGCCACCCAGGGGCCGCTGCCACCAATTGCTCTATGTCCAGTGAGGGGGCAATAACTGCCACAAATACGCACGACGTCTTTTTATTAAGGATCTCCACAGCGTCGAGCAGCATTTTCATATCATCATAGGCACGTTGTCTGCTGCCCGGCAACAAAAGCACCCTGGCTCCCTTTTCTTTGGGCCATTGAAAATATCCACTATTATTATCACATGTGAGGTCCATTATTGGATTCCCCGCAAACACCGCGTCGGCGTGGGAACGTACAAGCTCTTTAGCGGTCTCGGAATCCCGTGTCCAAACCCGGCGGCAACGATGTTTTAAAAGAAACCGCTCAAGTCGCCAATGGCCGCTCAGATAGACGGTTTTGGCCGTGGCTACGAGAACTGGAAGTTGTCCCTGCCCCCAGAGGGTGTGAAGTAAAAGATAGACATCTCCAACACAGAGAGGGGTGCGCACCTCGCCGCGCAGTTTTTTCCAGGCTTTGAGCTGGGAAAATATATGACGGACAAGCCCCGATTTCAGATCTTTTAGCAAATCTGAAATGTGATATTTGATTACCCCTCCTGAGGGGGATTCAGAAGGTACAGAGTCCACAGAGATGCCGGCATTCTCGTACTGCTCTCCCTTTCCCACAATAGGGAAGGACGTAACGTAAGCGCACGGGAACCGCTTTTTCACTTTTTGAGCCAAAAGAGCTCCCATGGCATCTTCTCCATATCCGTTGGAGGCCACTACCAGCCGAGGTCGAAGTTTTTCTGCAACAATACTCCAGAAACGGTCTTCTTCGTCTATGACTGTTGAGATTATAGGCACAAGAAGAGGAGAGATAAGGGGCTCCTTGGGAAGATTGTAGACGTCTTTTTCAGTGCAGACCAGATATCGGGCCCCCAGCTCCTCCTTGAGGGCGGCAAGCCGTTCCATATCTCTCAGGTCGAAACGGTGGTGGTCTTTGAAGCGCTGTTCCCTGAGCACGCGCAAACCTGCCTGGTCCAGTGTCCGCCTAAAACTTTCCGGGCTTCCAATGGCGGAGAAGGCCACCACAGGCAGGGACTTCACAGTAAAATCTTCCATATCCTGCCAGGAACCGTCCCATAAAGACCAGCATCGCAGTTCCAGCCTCGATGTGAACAGACGGTCTGCCGGAATATATTGCAAAAGCTTCTGGCGGAGGCTTCGCAGCTCATCTTCTGAAACCTGATCGGCCTTTGTTATGACCACTATATGGGCCCTTTGAATAGCTTTTGGAGGTTCCCTCAAAATGCCCGCCGGTACAAGGCGTCCGTTTCCGAAGGGGCAGCAGGCGTCCACGAGCACTATATCCACATCCCGCCCTAAACGGCGATGCTGAAAGGCGTCATCGGCGACAATGAGTTCCACATTGTGTTTCTGCAAGGCTTCCACGTCTTTTAAACGATCTCTCGAAACTGCCACTGGCACATGGGGAAGACGGGAGGCCAGAAGGAGGGGCTCGTCTCCAACGATCTCTCTTTCAGAAGAAGTACCCTTTATTACAACAGGCTCGCTTGTCCGCCCTCCATAACCCCGGCTTACAATGCCCACACGAACCCCCATATTGTAGAAATGGCGGGAAAGCATTTCTACGAAAGGCGTCTTGTTTGTTCCGCCAAGGGTAATATTTCCTACACTGATAACGGGAATAGGCGGTTCATAGCTTGCCACAAGACCATGGTCGAAGGCAAAATTACGCGACCGGGCAAAACTTTGAGAAACACAGGCCAAGGGGACGAGCAAGGCCCAGGGGCTGAACTGCCGCTCTCCCCTGGCCCATTCAAGATAACTACGGACGAGTTTCATTGTTCTTCTCTCCCCCAAATTGCAACTCGTACAGGTGGCGGTAGATTCCACCCTTTTCAAGGAGCTCGTCGTGGGTGCCGCTTTCCACAATGTGCCCCTTACTGAGGACAAGAATGCGGTCCGCACTCCGCACAGTGGACAGGCGGTGGGCGATGACAAAGGAGGTTCGGCCTTCCATGGCTTTTTCCATAGCTTCCTGTATCTGGCTTTCAACGGCCACGTCAAGAGATGATGTAGCCTCGTCAAGAATAAGGATGCGGGGATTCCGTATAATGGCACGAGCTATGGCCACGCGCTGTCTCTGGCCGCCGCTGAGGGTAACTCCCCGTTCTCCCACTTCAGTGTCATATCCTTCGGGAAGGCTGGTTATAAAGGTATGGATACCGGCAATCTGAGCCGCCTTCACTATATCCTCTTCTGTAGCCTGGGGAAAACCGTAGCTGATGTTAAAGGCCAGACTTCCCTTCATGAGAACCGGGTCTTGGGGTACAATGCCAATCTGTTTCCGCAGTTCTGTGAGATCAAGGGTTCTCACATCGCAACCATCAACGCTTACTTTCCCACGGGAAGGGTCATAAAAGCGGGGAATAAGGTCCATGAGAGTAGATTTCCCGCCGCCTGTTTCGCCGACAACGGCAACCCTTTCTCCAGGACAGACCTCGAGAGCGACCCCTTTTAACACCCACTGTTCGTCTTTATAGGCAAACCAGACATCTTCCATTTTGATCGCACCCTGTATGACTCCCAGGGGAACGGGATGTTCTGGCGAACGTATTTCACAAGGGGTATCAAAAATTGAAAAGATGCGTTCCGCCGAAGCCAGGCACAGCTGCATGCTGCTGACCACGCGGGTAAAGACCCGGATAGGGTGAACCAGAAAACCAAGATATCCCAAGAAGGCGATGAGTTCACCAGGAGTGAGTTTTTCATTTATAACATCTCTCCCCCCTATCCAGAGAATTAAGGCAAGGGCCGCAATGAGCACCACTTCGATAACACCTGAGAGGGCAGCCTGTACCTGCACTCCATGCATGAGGGCCTTGAAGTTCGCTCTGTTCTGGTCCTTAAAGCGTTGAGATTCCATGGCTTCCGTCACAAAGGAACGCACGATGCGTATGGCCGACAGGGCTTCCTGAATGATGGCAGACAGCCTGGCCAGCTCTTCCTGGATCGCATGCCCGACAAAGCGAAGTTTTTTGGAGGCATGGTCAAGAATGAAAAAGGTCAGGGGCAGAATGGCAAAGGTGATAAGGGTAAGACGCCAGTTGATATATATGAGGAACCCAAGCATGCCCAAAAAGGTGATGCCCTGTACCACAAGATCCACTATGACAGTAGTAACCATGTTCTGCAGTACATTGACATCGTTGGTGATGCGCGACATCAGCTCGCCTACCCGCTTGCCGTATATATATCGCAGGGATAGATTCTGCATATGATCGTAGAGGCCCACACGAAGGTCCATGACCACATGCTGCCCCACCCAGTTCATAAGATACTGGTGGCCGTAGGAAGCGATACCTTTGCCCGTAAAAAGGAGCACCAGACCAATGGTAAGCACATTGAGAACATCCATCTTTTTAGCGATGAGAACATCGTCCACCACGTTTTTTAAAAGCCACGGGGGAATGACAGTAAAGACAGAGGCCAGAACCATACACCCAAGGGCGGCAAAGAGCCTCGGGAAATATGGCCGGGTATATTCTAAAAGACGTACGTAAATATGCTTCTTATTCATTGATACACAGCCTTTCGATCATGTCACATAACTTTTTCGAAGGTGTTTCTATAGACCGCCCGGATAGCTGGCATAATTTTATTTTCTGGGCTCTCCGTTCTTCGTGGTCGAACCAGAGGGCGCTTATTTCCCTAACTACATCTTTCGAGCTCAGTTCTCCAACTACTTCCTTCATTATCTGGCTTTGAGAAAGCCGATTAGGCCACGCCAGGTAGGAGGTTCTATGATTCGCTTTCCACCGCAGCACTTTCTCTTTAACAGCCGGACCAAAAATCGGCAAGGATGCAATGAGCCCCTTTAAGCCGCTTATGGGGATTTCCCTCAAAAAAGCGAAGGGAACGGCAACGAGTGCGGGTATTCCCATATGCATAAGCTCAAGGGTGTTTGTTCCAGGCTGGGTTAAGGCCATGTCCGCATTTTTAAGAACCACACCTGTTCCAGCCATCGCCGGGTTTAAACCCGCGGAACGCCAGGTTTCCCGCTCTTCAGCCTTCGAAAAGGGAGAGAGGAGAGTTGCAACCTGAAGCGGCCCTGTCTGTTCCCGCAGCAAAGAGACCACTTCCATAAGATAGGGCAGAGCCTTGGCGCGTATGGCAGGGCGGCTTCCCGGGAATAAAACCAGTTTAAGACCTTGCCTATCCAGCCAGGGAGAAGGGCCGTCATCCATAAGGATCCCTTCTTTAACAAGATCGCCAACTACTGCCGCATTAGGAGATATGGACCGGGCCATGGATTCAAAGGCGGTAAAGACACCACTACAGTGTTCCAATCCTTTTTTACGGCCATAAGTGTAGCAGAAAAGAGGGACTTTTCCTTTTTGGCCCATATGGCGCCCAAAAAAGAGATCGCCGCCCAGTTGAATAATACCATCAGTTTCATGATGGTTCATAGCCCGCAAAGTATTTGCCGAAGAGTAAGGCCCCTTCACTTCATCCGCTCCCAGTGCCATGGCCGCATGACCTTCCCGCCCACTGGCAAATTGGCATGGAAGAATCCAGATTGTAACATTTTTATTACGGCGTTTAAGTTCTCTCGTAAGGGGGCGGCACCATCCCCAAAGTTCGCCCGGGCCATTGACAAGAAGAGTCACGGAATTCATGGCAGCCCCCCCTTGAGAATAGCCTGAGTCCAAAGTTCCGTAGCTCCAGGCACTCCCAAATCCTTTCTGCCTCTCATAAGAGCTTCGTGTTTCTGCTTTTCCACCTCGGGATCATCAAGATAAAGGATCGCCTCTTCCATAACACGGGAAGAAGAGGCCTCTTTTTGCAGAAGCTCGGGATAAACTGTTTCGTGGGCCATAATATTAGGAAGCGAAACCCAGGGAGTCTTAACAAAATTCTTATAGATGCGCCACGATAGCCATGACCCTTTATACACGACGATCATGAAACGGTTTGCCATCATGGCCTCAAGGGAGGCTGTTCCACTCGCCCCCACTACCATCCGGCTCCGTTCCATAAGTTCCTTTCCCCTTCCTTCAAAAAGAGTCCACTTTCGCAAGTCTCTTTTCATCTTTTCACGGATAGAAGAAGAAAGGCCTGGGGCAATTGAAAAGACAGGTTCATATCCCATACTTTGAAATTGTCGGGCACTTTCCACAAGTATGGGCAGCAGCCTTTTCACTTCCCCAGTGCGGCTTCCTGGCAGAAGGGCAATGATTCGGCCTGACGGTTCTGTGACACCAGAGGAACTGGTCTCATCAAGGAAGGGATGGCCGATCCAAAGGGATGGAACGTCATGTTCTGTTAAATAGAGGTGTTCAAAGCGCAGCAGGGGCAGCAGAAGAGTGCAATACCGCCGCAGTGTCCTGACTCGTTTTTTTCTCCACGCCCAGACAGTGGGCGGGGCCACGTAGAAAATAGGATTCTCAAACCCCTTCTTTCGCAGCGACCGGATAAGTGGAAGATGAAAATCCGGGCTGTCTATAACAATGACCCGCCTGGGCTGCTCTTTGAGAATAAACTTCACCATGGTATTTTTAAGGCGAAGGAGCCTGGGGATAGCCGCCAGGATATCTGTGCTGCCCATAAGACTCAGTTGGTCGATTGTCCAGAGAGCCTCCCCCTGTTCTGCGACTCCCCTGGGACCAAGCATCCCCATGATGGGCTCGTCAGTTTGTTTGCGAAGATACCGGATGATAGAGCCTGCGTAGTGATCCCCTGAAGGTTCGCCGCAACTTATATAGATAGACATGGGGGCACTCCCACCACTGCGATGTTCAGCCGGGCAGCAAGCTCAAGAAAAGCTTCTTTCTCAAGCATGAGGGTACGGCCGGCTTCGAGAGCCAGGCAGGTTTGTCCGGCTTTCTCCATCATGTGGAGGGTATGAGTTCCCACTACAGGGATATCAAAGCGTTCATCCTGGTCTGCCCGCATCATTTTTATCACAGAGCCTCCATGGACCAATGTTCCAGCCCGCTGAAGCATGGCATCTGTTCCTTCCATAGCTTCCACTGCCACAACCGCGCCGCTGTGTATGACGATGCTCTGGCCAAAAGAAAGGGGCAGAAGATGAAAAAGGATTGAGCAGCCATAGGCTACATCCTTTGCTTCCTGATCTGAAAGGCCTCGGGCTGAGACTTGCCCTTCAGGAGTGAGGAGATCAGAAAGGATCTGTCTGTACCCTGCTACTTTAATTCCAGTTTTTTCTATAGTACGGACGATACGACTGAGAAGAGCGTGGTCATCGTTGTTTTCTGCATCAAGAGACTGTTTCAGCAATACGTCGAGGTTTTCTCGCTGGTACATGAGACTTTTGGGAACCTGACCTGCCAGTATCATGGTCTCTACTTTATGGGAAAGCATCTGACCCAAAATCCATTCAAGATCAGGTGTTGCCACTGTCCAAATTTGCCTTGCAAAAGGAGCGAGGCGCTCTATATCCGCTCCCATTGAAAAAACATAAGGGGGCATTCCCTCTTTGAAAAGCCTGGCACAAATTATTTCAGGGAGGCAGCCCTCCCCGGCAATAATAGCAAGTGTTCTTTTCATATTAATCATTCGCCTTTCGTGCGAAGTATCCTCCTACAAGCAAAAAGAGGACGTTAGGCACCCAAGCAGCCAAGAGCGGGGGCATATGTTCTGTTTCCCCAAAGGCTTTGCAAAGGGACATCACTACATAGTAGACGAAAACAATCATGACGCTGAGGCCAAACCCCACGCCGGACCCGGTTCTATGGGATCTTACGCCAAGGCTGGCTCCTAATATGGCGAGAACAACGCTCGCCCATGGAACAGCGAATCGAAGGTGGAAGAGAACCCACAACGGCGCAAGGTTCCCACCCTGGGCCTGAAGAAGGCGTATCTGGGCCATAAGTTCCAGGGCGCTCATTTCACTCGGTTTGCGGGAAGCCTGCTCAACCTGCTGAGGCGAGAGGTTTAGATCGAATTGCTGACGCTCGAAACGAAAAAGGAGTTCTACTTTTCCACCATTCGTTACCTGAAATACTTCACCATCATCAATCCACCATTTTCCATCTTTCCAGAGGCCGGTCTTGCCCACGGTTATCCGTTTGAGCTTTCCCTTTTCGAACTCCTGAACGAGCACATTGGTCATAGTTCCTTTTCGAGGCTGAAGCTTTTCTATGTAAATAACCCTGTTGAGCTGCCCATTGCTTTCGTCCCGTAAAAAAACTTGTTCTTTGAGAACGGAGGGCTTCTCTCGCATCACTTCGAATCTCATGAGATTTTCCGCGGCACGATTTGAAAAAGGCACCACTGTTTCATTAAGGATAAGAGCAGAAAGCCCTACCAGGAGAGATCCCACAATGACAGGTTTCAAAATTCGCTGAAAGGAAATTCCGGAGGCTTTCAGCGCCACTATTTCACTGTTTGTAGAAAGTTTGCCAAAGGTAAGGAGTGCCGAGAGCAGACACGCCATGGGCAGTGTCAGAATGATCACTTCCGGCAAACTGTAGATAAAAAGCCGCAAGACAACGCCAATGGATATCCCTTTTTCTATAATCATGCTGGCAATTTGGAAAAGCAGGTCGCCCGCTACAAACACCATGGTAAAGGCCATGACGCCAAAAACAAAGGATCCAGCCATTTCTTTCCATATAAAACGATCGAGAATTCCTCTATTTCCCACTATCCCCACGTCCTGTTACCCATTCTTTATTGTATGCGAGTATGTATTCGGCAGCTTCGCGAATAGCGCCCCGGCCGCCCTCTTTGGTGGTAACCCTGTCTGCCGCCTTTTTGGCCTCTGATACGGCATTGGCCACCGCAAAACCAAGACCGACCCACTGAAGACATTCAACATCGTTCACATCATCGCCGGCATAAGCAATCTGAGAGGATGGGAGAGCGAGATCAGAGGCCAGTTTTTTCAATGCTTCATATTTATTTTTTACGCCATTCTGAAGGAGGGCTATGCCAAGCTCTTTTGCCCGCCCTTCTGTGGCAGGTGAGTAACGGCCGCTTATAATGGCTACTTCTACGCCCCCTTGGCGAAGACGGGAAATGCCCATGCCATCCTGTATATCAAAACGTTTAAACTCGTTGCCCCGCCCATCAAGATATACTCCGCCATCAGTCAAAGTTCCATCTACGTCAAGAACAAGGAGTTTAATCATCTGTCTCTCCTTTAGAACCATGGGGCCATGGCGCCAGCCCCCGGTGTGCTTGTGCCACAAATGCAACGATCTCGGCAGCAAGAGCGTTTTCACCGGCAGCAAGACTTTGAGCCGCCGTTCTGATTGGAAGACCGCTATGGTAAAGATGCCGATATAGATTTTTTATATCTTTCCTGTCAGAGGAAGAAAAACCAGCCCTTTTCAGACCCACGCTGTTTATACCGTGTACCTGGGCCGGATGGCCGTCAACAAGCAAAAATGGCGCTACATCTTTCACAACTTTCGACAGACCCCCTATCATACAGTAGCGGCCAACCCGGACAAATTGATGAAAACCTGCCAGGCCGCCTACGACTGTACCCTCTCCCACAGAAACGTAGCCGGCGAAACCTGCTTTGTTTGCAATGGTAACACGTTTTGCTATCTGTACGTTGTGGCCCAGATGGACACCTTCCATAATGAAGCAGTCATCGCCCACCACTGTAATCGCTCCCTCACCACAGGCGCGATGTATTGTCACATTTTCTCGAATAACCACCCTATCCCCAATATGAACCCAGCTTTCTTCATTGCCAAAACTTTTATCCTGCGGTTCCCGGCCAAGGATGGAATTTTCATAGATGTGGCATCCTGCCCCGATTCGGGTGAAATCGAGGATACGAACAAAGGCCTCCAGCGTGGTGTTTTCGCCAATATGTACCAGGTCTCCCACAATACAATAGGGCCCCACAACAATATTATCTTCAAGAACCGCCTTTGGCGATACTATTGCCGTAGGATGAATGGTTACGGACATGGCTAAATCCTTTCCTCCATAGCTTCTTTCTTGGAAAGCCTCTCTGCCATGAAGAAGCTGTACTCCGCTTCTGCGGCAAGCTCTCCGTCGACTCCCGATCTTGCTTTCACTTTTCCCATAAGCCCCCGCGACTTGACCATTTCAGCTGTGGTAATGAGCTGATCTCCAGGTCTTACAGGGCGGCGAAAACGGGCCTTGTCCACTCCTGTCAGGTATGTCACCATATTTTGCATGTTTGGTCGGCAAACGATCATCATGGCCGCCACTTGCCCCATGGCTTCAAGAATAAGAACACCGGGCATCACCGGTTCGTCAGGAAAGTGGCCGGTAAAGAAAGGTTCGTTAATTGAAACATTTTTGAGGCCAACCACTCGATTTTCCCCTACTTCCAAGATGCGGTCTACCAGAAGAAATGGATAGCGGTGTGGAAGGGCTTTCATAATTTTATCAATATCGATCATTATATTATCTCCTTTCATTGTTGCCGGCTTTCTAATTGTTTTAATCGGCGAAGGAGGCGAAGGTGCATGTCATGCCCCGTTCGAATAGCCACTATATGGGCATGTAAAGGCCGCCCCAACAACGCTATATCGCCGATAAGGTCAAGAATCTTGTGACGGACGAATTCATCAGAAAAATAAAGGCCTCTTTTGTTTAGCGCCTTTTGTGAAGTCACAAGAACCGCATTGTCGAGACTTCCTCCCTTTGCGAGCCCTCGCTTTTTTAGAGTATCCATTTCCTCTTCAAGAGCAAAGGTGCGGCATGGAGCTATCTCTTTTAAAAAACCTTCCGCAGTCACCCTGAAGTCATAGATTTCAGTGCCGATGACCGGATTTTCATATTCGATCACATAGGTAATAGAAAGACCCTCACCGGGCAATGCACAGATGATCTTTTTTTGAGTCTCATCTCTTTCTACAACAGGCACAAAGAGGCAGAGCGGATCTTCGTGATGCTCTGTTTCTACCAGTTCCACCTCGCTGAGCTTCTGCGCAAATGTCAGGGAGCCGCCGTCAAGAATAGGCATTTCAGGCCCACTTATCCTGATCAAAGCCTGGCCAATACCCAAAACATAAAGGGCTGCCATAAGGTGTTCTACGGTCCTGACTACTGTGTTATCAGGGAAAATTATTTCCGTCCCTCGGCCGCTTCCTTCAAAGACTGCATCCCTCAAGGGGTAGCGGCGGCCTCCAATTTCAAAAACTATTCCCCTTTTATGGTAAAAGGGAATTATTTCTGCCCTGCACGGTTCCCCGGAATGAAGACCCGTCCCTTGAAAAAAAACAGGGGTCTTTATGGTGCGCAAAAAGCTCATTTAGAATCTTCCCCGGATTCTGCCAATCTTTTTTCCAAAGCCTTAATTCGCGAAAAAAGTTCCGGCAGACGAAGATAGAGGGCCTGGGCCCTGAATTGCTCTTTATGGGGACGAGCGGGAAATCCTGATACTATTTCACCAGGAGGAACATCTTTAATGACTCCGCCATTGGCAGCTACCTGAGCTCGATTCCCTATCTTAACGTGGTCGCGCACACCGCTTCGAGCCGCCAATATAACCCCCTCGCCGATCTCTGCGCTTCCCGCAATGCCCGTCATGGCTACAACAATGCAATTATCACCGATGCGAGCGTTATGGGCAATATGGACGTGGTCGTCTACTTTGGTTCCTTTTCCTATATACGTATCGTCGAGAGTCCCTCTGTCAATTGTGGTACAAGCCCCTATTTCCACATCATCGTCTATAACGACCCCCCCGATCTGAGGCACTTTCTGCGGGCGCTCATCAGGATGGGAGGATGGAATAATGCCGAAGCCGTCGCACCCTATAATGGCGCCACTGTGGATCAATCCCCTCTCTCCAATGGTCACATTCTCATAAAGCACTGCCATGGGCTCAATATGCGTACCCTTTCCGACAGAACATCGCGCACCCACATAAACCTGAGCTTCCAAAATAGCCTCGTCATGAATTACAGCATTTTCCTCTATAACACAAAGAGGCCCGACATATGCCGTATCTGCAATGCGAGCATTTTCAGAAACCACCGCTGAGGGATGAATCCCATAAGGGAAGGATTGGGGAATCTTAAAAAGATAAAGCAACCTTGCAAAGGCTTCCCTGGGTTTTTCTGTGACAATACCTTGTCGGGATTCTGTAAAAAATTTTTCAGGGGCTGCTAAAAAAGCTTCTGCAGACAGCATCCCCAGCTCTTTTTCTTCCCAGACCACACTCAAGGTCTTTTCTCCGCTTTTTTCGGGAGAAACAAGTCCCTTTACTGAAATATGAGGGTTCCCAATAACTTTCCCTCCAATATATGCTGCAATCTGACCAAGAGTCATGGGTGTGTCAGATATTTTGTCCACTTTTGCTGCCCCCTTACAAGTTGCCGACCGCGCGAATACTCCATTGATCTTCGTCACGTTCGTCATAATGCAATTCAATAGATAAAAACTCGTTTATTCGATAGCCTACGCCAAAATTACTGTAACTATCCTCACTAAACCGCCACCATGCGTAGGGTTCCTTGACCTTGCCAGTAAACCAGAATCTCCACCATACTTCTCCTCCAGGATAGGCCAGTTCTGCCCCTAGGAGCATTCGTGGATGAACCTTCCACCGCGCCCCCCAGCGACTTTCAAGATCAAAATCATTGGTGGAAAGAATCCACTCGCCATAAAGTTCAACATCCCAGCCACTTACAGGAAGGGATTTTCTGCCTATGTGAAGTCCCACCTCGGGATATTTATCATCCGTTCCACCGTAGGCGGCTGCCCACGCCTGAACAGTAAACCGGGAACTCTCTACAAGAGCATCTGCTCGTGAGATCTGCGCAGGGCGAAAATCTACACTAACCTTGGCTTTTGAATTGACCACTATGTTGCGGTCTTCCAAGGCTTTTTCTGCCAGTTTTTCAATATCGTTCTTGTGGTGGGAAACCCATTCTACTGGCAGACCTACAATGGGAAAAAGGCCCGACTGCAAATTATCTTTCAGATCAGACTGAAATGCAACAGGGAGGGATCCCGATTGGACGGATGGGGTTACAGCCAGAACAAAGGGTTGTTGCGGAAGAAAGGAAACTTTAAGGATGTTTGACTTGGCATTTGCCGGCAATTCCACAAAAACCGCGATATCCCAACCTGGAGCACGGGTTTCTGTCAGACTTCGTATCTCCCGTTTCAATGCCGTATCCGCCCAGGCCAGGGCAGCAAGGGGCACCCCATCGATGTGGGAATGGATGAGGGCTGGGAGAGAAACGGTATCCTCCTGAAACCATTTATCGCCAGGGGAAGGAAGGGATGGCATTTGCAATTCCACCTCCCAGGCCAGGGCTTCTTCAGCATGGGCTTTTACTTCAACTTGGTTGTTACGATAACGAGGCGACCTGAACACGTACCCCGTTAGCAATCGGTCCGCAACGAGAGTAAGCATCTTAAAGCGCTCTGACAAAGAGATGGAAGTATCCATCTCCCCCCAGACAGCACTCAGGCTTTTTTCCGCGCTTTCTGCCATCCATGCCGGCATTCCCTCTATATGAACGGCTCCGTAAAGAGGGAGCGACATAAAAAGAAGGGCCGCAGCCAGAAACGCAGCGGCTACAGCCCTGCTCTTTCTTGTCATAATGGGCGATCTCACCCCTTAGAAAAGTTCTCCAAAACCAAA
This region of Aminobacterium colombiense DSM 12261 genomic DNA includes:
- the lpxA gene encoding acyl-ACP--UDP-N-acetylglucosamine O-acyltransferase — protein: MSVTIHPTAIVSPKAVLEDNIVVGPYCIVGDLVHIGENTTLEAFVRILDFTRIGAGCHIYENSILGREPQDKSFGNEESWVHIGDRVVIRENVTIHRACGEGAITVVGDDCFIMEGVHLGHNVQIAKRVTIANKAGFAGYVSVGEGTVVGGLAGFHQFVRVGRYCMIGGLSKVVKDVAPFLLVDGHPAQVHGINSVGLKRAGFSSSDRKDIKNLYRHLYHSGLPIRTAAQSLAAGENALAAEIVAFVAQAHRGLAPWPHGSKGETDD
- the fabZ gene encoding 3-hydroxyacyl-ACP dehydratase FabZ; protein product: MIDIDKIMKALPHRYPFLLVDRILEVGENRVVGLKNVSINEPFFTGHFPDEPVMPGVLILEAMGQVAAMMIVCRPNMQNMVTYLTGVDKARFRRPVRPGDQLITTAEMVKSRGLMGKVKARSGVDGELAAEAEYSFFMAERLSKKEAMEERI
- the lpxC gene encoding UDP-3-O-acyl-N-acetylglucosamine deacetylase, translated to MSFLRTIKTPVFFQGTGLHSGEPCRAEIIPFYHKRGIVFEIGGRRYPLRDAVFEGSGRGTEIIFPDNTVVRTVEHLMAALYVLGIGQALIRISGPEMPILDGGSLTFAQKLSEVELVETEHHEDPLCLFVPVVERDETQKKIICALPGEGLSITYVIEYENPVIGTEIYDFRVTAEGFLKEIAPCRTFALEEEMDTLKKRGLAKGGSLDNAVLVTSQKALNKRGLYFSDEFVRHKILDLIGDIALLGRPLHAHIVAIRTGHDMHLRLLRRLKQLESRQQ
- the lpxD gene encoding UDP-3-O-(3-hydroxymyristoyl)glucosamine N-acyltransferase, encoding MDKISDTPMTLGQIAAYIGGKVIGNPHISVKGLVSPEKSGEKTLSVVWEEKELGMLSAEAFLAAPEKFFTESRQGIVTEKPREAFARLLYLFKIPQSFPYGIHPSAVVSENARIADTAYVGPLCVIEENAVIHDEAILEAQVYVGARCSVGKGTHIEPMAVLYENVTIGERGLIHSGAIIGCDGFGIIPSSHPDERPQKVPQIGGVVIDDDVEIGACTTIDRGTLDDTYIGKGTKVDDHVHIAHNARIGDNCIVVAMTGIAGSAEIGEGVILAARSGVRDHVKIGNRAQVAANGGVIKDVPPGEIVSGFPARPHKEQFRAQALYLRLPELFSRIKALEKRLAESGEDSK